Proteins found in one Cyprinus carpio isolate SPL01 chromosome B10, ASM1834038v1, whole genome shotgun sequence genomic segment:
- the LOC109098035 gene encoding CMP-N-acetylneuraminate-poly-alpha-2,8-sialyltransferase-like, translating to MCATGEHAFLSPPHILTRFVCEMRLTRKRWTICTISILLIFYKTREMSRNEAHQTTGLTGKSEPSSTRLMVNGSDKLFGFSLSDLSDMGVGWKMNATLGTIIRRDVLRFLDAERDVSVIKSSFKPGDTIHYVLDRRRTFNVSQTLHSLLPEVSPLKNKTFKTCAVVGNSGVLLKSGCGKEIDSHGFVIRCNLAPLEDFADDVGLRSDFTTMNPSVIPRVYGGLRDERQRERFIRRLQQLNNSVLWIPAFMVKGGERHVEIVNQLILKHKLKVRTAYPSLRLIHAVRGYWLTNKINIKRPSTGLLMYTLATRFCDEIHLYGFWPFPKDGNGNPVKYHYYDGLRYRYFSNASPHRMPLEFKTLKTLHSKGALKLTTSKCTYP from the exons ATGTGCGCTACAGGAGAGCACGCTTTCTTGTCACCTCCACACATTTTGACACGATTCGTGTGTGAAATGCGGCTAACACGGAAACGCTGGACTATCTGCACCATAAGCATCTTGCTGATATTCTACAAGACGAGAGAAATGAGCAGAAATGAAGCGCATCAGACGACAGGACTGACAGG GAAGTCTGAGCCCAGTTCCACTAGACTGATGGTCAACGGCTCCGACAAACTGTTCGGCTTTAGTTTAAGTGATCTGAGTGACATGGGGGTGGGATGGAAGATGAATGCCACCCTTGGGACCATCATAAGG AGGGACGTGCTTCGCTTTTTGGATGCAGAGAGAGACGTGTCTGTTATCAAGAGCAGTTTCAAACCTGGCGATACCATCCACTACGTTCTGGACCGGCGCAGGACATTCAATGTTTCTCAGACTCTACACAGTTTACTTCCCGAAGTCTCTCCACTAAAGAACAAGACGTTCAAGACATGTGCTGTGGTGGGAAACTCAGGCGTTCTCCTGAAGAGCGGATGTGGGAAGGAGATAGACAGCCATGGTTTTGTTATACG ATGTAACCTCGCTCCTCTGGAGGATTTTGCAGATGATGTGGGTTTGAGGTCAGACTTCACCACTATGAACCCATCTGTGATCCCGCGGGTGTACGGGGGTCTGAGGGACGAACGACAGCGGGAGCGATTCATCCGGCGTTTACAGCAGCTAAACAACAGCGTGCTCTGGATCCCGGCCTTCATGGTGAAGGGTGGAGAGAGGCATGTGGAAATCGTGAACCAGCTCATTCTTAAACACAAACTCAAAGTGCGCACGGCATATCCTTCACTCCGCCTGATCCACGCTGTACGAGG GTACTGGCTCACAAATAAGATAAATATCAAACGACCCTCTACTGGATTATTGATGTACACACTGGCTACGCGCTTCTGTGATGAAATCCACCTGTATGGATTCTGGCCTTTCCCCAAAGACGGCAACGGAAATCCTGTTAAATATCATTACTATGACGGACTGAGATATCGTTATTTTTCTAATGCGAGTCCCCACCGGATGCCGCTGGAGTTTAAAACGCTGAAGACACTGCACAGCAAGGGTGCGCTCAAACTGACCACATCTAAATGCACATACCCTTGA